TGACTGCGAACATGTTTTCTTATGTTGGTTTTTGGACAATAATCTGTTTCATgcatgtatataattatattttccTGGAAATGAACTCAAAATGTGTTATCTATGATAAGCACGACAAACTGGAAAATGGTATCTTATGTTGTTTGGTAGAGTTTGCTGAGTTGTTATCTTGTCTTGATCTTATTACTCTGTTATTcttttttattgaattttggatttgggtCTTAGCCAGATGTTTGGGAGAGGAAGACCATCTGTGGCTATTATAAGTGGGGATTGGAGTTGGAAATCTTTTCAAAATGCTTGGGCTTTGAACGTTGCAAAATTGGAGCACTTGGGTTGTTAGACGGATGTACGAGTTAAGATTTCAGCCAGAATGTTATGGGGTCGGCTTTTCCTCTAAAGTACTTTGGTGGAAACGGCTTACAACATGTCATTTTGTTTCCTGTTCCAAATTcagaagctttttttttttttttttttttaatatcataCGAAGTATGAATCTTGAGCTTTACAGACTCAATCCAGAACAATAAAAGTAAGATTCTTGGAAAGTGACACATATTGTCAATGGCCTTAACTTCTAAGCTAATTTTCTTCCTGACTGAGGAATAAGGAACTGCTTGCGACAATAGCTGCAGGAGaaataaaagattttttttcttgatactgaGTTTCTGCAGTGTACTATAACTTAGTTAACTCTTCCGTTCTAATATCTCGATAAcattttaaattattgaatggttatgctAGTCATAATTATATGCTGCATTATTTGTTTCCTCCCTTTGGAAgctagccaaaaaaaaaagtctacaCATGAGCATGAAACTTGCTTTTGGTGATTGATTTTAAAAAAGTTGATTTCCTGTAATTTTTGAATAGCCTCTATTTGCTCTCGCTTATGTGTATGTTTCTCTGTTCAGGTATGTATAAATAGTACTATTATTGACTGGGAAAACAGGGTGTGCCATGGATATAGACCTTAGATTACCTTCTGAAGAACATGATAAGGAGGATGAAGAGTCAAATGGACTTGCTCATATGCTTGATGGTGAAGAAGAGAAACCTCATAACGAAGATGGTGTGAGTGGAAACATGGTGGATATCGAGGATAAATTACATGCACAAAATGGAGGGGGCATGATTATTCCTGTGGGAGACTTTGTGGAATCGAAAGAGGATATCTTGCTTGAGCCCCTCGCTGGAATGGAATTTGAATCACTTGCAGAAGCATATGCCTTCTATCAAGAATATGCCAGATCTACAGGATTTAATACTGCTATACAGAACAGCAGACGTTCCAAGACATCCAGGGAATTCATTGATGCTAAGTTTGCATGTTCCAGGTATGGAACCAAACGTGAATATGAGAAATCTGTAAATCGCCCGCGCAGTAGACAAGGGAACCGGCAGGATTCTGAAAATGCCACAGGTCGAAGAGCATGTGCCAAGACAGATTGCAAAGCAAGCATGCATGTTAAGAGAAGACCTGATGCAAAATGGATTATACATAGATTTGAGAAAGAGCATAACCATGAGCTTCTGCCTGCCCAGGCTGTGAGTGAACAGACACGAAAGATGTATGCTGCAATGGCAAGACAATTTGCTGAGTACAAAAATTTGGTTGGCCTCAAAAGTGACTCAAGAAGTCCCTTTGAGAAAAGCCGGAATCAAGCAATTGAAGTAGGAGATGCAAGCTGTTTGCTagaatttttcaatcaaatgCAGAGCACAAATTCCAACTTCTTTTATGCAGTTGAGATAAGTGAAGATCAGCGTCTTAAGAATTTCTTCTGGGTTGATGCCAAAAGTAGGTATGACTATGCTAATTTCAGTGATGTGGTTGCTTTTGATACTACCTATGTTCGAAGCAAGTATAAGATGCCTCTGGCTCTTTTTGTGGGGGTCAATCAACACTATCAGTTCATGCTACTTGGATGTGCTTTAGTATCTGATGAAAGTGATACTACTTATTCTTGGGTAATGAGAACATGGTTAAAGGCGATGGGTGGTCAACCCCCAAAATTGATTATTACTGATCAAGACATGGTCTTGAAGTCCGTTGTGTCAGAGGTTTTTCCTTCAGCTTACCATTACTTTTTTCTCTGGCATATAGTTGGAAAGGTAACTGAAACACTTAGCCATGTCATTAAACAAAATGAGAAATTCATGGTGaagtttgaaaaatgcatttatAGGTCATGGATGGAAGAGGAGTTTGAGAAAAGATGGTTGAAGTTGGTTGATAGATTTGAGCTTAAAGAAAATGAATTGGTGCAGTCTTTATATGCAGATCGCACTAAATGGGTGCCCCTGTTTTTGACGAATGCATTTTTGGCTGGAATGTCTACTGTTCAGCGATCAGAGAGCGTGAATAGTTTCTTTGACAAATATTTGCACAAGAAGACTACTGTGCAAGAGTTTGTCAAACAGTATGATGCAATTTTGCAGGACAGATATGAAGAAGAAGCAAAAGCAGATTCTGATACATGGAACAAGCAACCTGCATTGAAGTCTCCATCCCCATTTGAGAAGCATGTAGCCAGCATTTACACCCATGCTGTGTTTAAGAAATTTCAAGTTGAGGTCCTAGGAGCAGTTGCTTGTATTCCTAAAAGAGAGAGGCAAGAGGAGATGACCATTACTTTCAGGGttgaagattttgaaaaaaatcagGAGTTCTTTGTTACTTTAAATGAATTAAAGTCTGAAGTATCTTGTGTATGCCATTTGTTCGAATATAAAGGTTTTCTTTGTAGGCATGCAATGATTGTTCTTCAAATTTGTGGGATTTCCACCATTCCATCCCAATATATATTGAAACGGTGGATGAAAGATGCCAAAAGTAGGTATTCAGTAGGAGAGGGGTCTGAACAGTTGCAATCAAGGGTGCAACGATACAATGAACTTTACCAACGGGCTATGAAGCTGATTGAAGAAGGCTCACTATCCCAAGAGAGT
The DNA window shown above is from Coffea arabica cultivar ET-39 chromosome 5e, Coffea Arabica ET-39 HiFi, whole genome shotgun sequence and carries:
- the LOC140003936 gene encoding protein FAR-RED ELONGATED HYPOCOTYL 3-like isoform X1, which gives rise to MDIDLRLPSEEHDKEDEESNGLAHMLDGEEEKPHNEDGVSGNMVDIEDKLHAQNGGGMIIPVGDFVESKEDILLEPLAGMEFESLAEAYAFYQEYARSTGFNTAIQNSRRSKTSREFIDAKFACSRYGTKREYEKSVNRPRSRQGNRQDSENATGRRACAKTDCKASMHVKRRPDAKWIIHRFEKEHNHELLPAQAVSEQTRKMYAAMARQFAEYKNLVGLKSDSRSPFEKSRNQAIEVGDASCLLEFFNQMQSTNSNFFYAVEISEDQRLKNFFWVDAKSRYDYANFSDVVAFDTTYVRSKYKMPLALFVGVNQHYQFMLLGCALVSDESDTTYSWVMRTWLKAMGGQPPKLIITDQDMVLKSVVSEVFPSAYHYFFLWHIVGKVTETLSHVIKQNEKFMVKFEKCIYRSWMEEEFEKRWLKLVDRFELKENELVQSLYADRTKWVPLFLTNAFLAGMSTVQRSESVNSFFDKYLHKKTTVQEFVKQYDAILQDRYEEEAKADSDTWNKQPALKSPSPFEKHVASIYTHAVFKKFQVEVLGAVACIPKRERQEEMTITFRVEDFEKNQEFFVTLNELKSEVSCVCHLFEYKGFLCRHAMIVLQICGISTIPSQYILKRWMKDAKSRYSVGEGSEQLQSRVQRYNELYQRAMKLIEEGSLSQESYNFALRALDDAFGNCVSVNNSNKNIADAGTSTTPGLLCIEEDEQSRSMGKTNKTNKKNSTTKKRKVNSDSDIMTVGASDGLQPLEKLSSRPVNLDGYFGHQQGVQGMVQLNLMAPTRENYYASQQTIQGLGQLNSIAPSHDSYYGSQPTIHGLGQMDFLRASSFTYGIREEPNIRSTQLHDDASRHA
- the LOC140003936 gene encoding protein FAR-RED ELONGATED HYPOCOTYL 3-like isoform X2 — encoded protein: MDIDLRLPSEEHDKEDEESNGLAHMLDGEEEKPHNEDGVSGNMVDIEDKLHAQNGGGMIIPVGDFVESKEDILLEPLAGMEFESLAEAYAFYQEYARSTGFNTAIQNSRRSKTSREFIDAKFACSRYGTKREYEKSVNRPRSRQGNRQDSENATGRRACAKTDCKASMHVKRRPDAKWIIHRFEKEHNHELLPAQAVSEQTRKMYAAMARQFAEYKNLVGLKSDSRSPFEKSRNQAIEVGDASCLLEFFNQMQSTNSNFFYAVEISEDQRLKNFFWVDAKSRYDYANFSDVVAFDTTYVRSKYKMPLALFVGVNQHYQFMLLGCALVSDESDTTYSWVMRTWLKAMGGQPPKLIITDQDMVLKSVVSEVFPSAYHYFFLWHIVGKVTETLSHVIKQNEKFMVKFEKCIYRSWMEEEFEKRWLKLVDRFELKENELVQSLYADRTKWVPLFLTNAFLAGMSTVQRSESVNSFFDKYLHKKTTVQEFVKQYDAILQDRYEEEAKADSDTWNKQPALKSPSPFEKHVASIYTHAVFKKFQVEVLGAVACIPKRERQEEMTITFRVEDFEKNQEFFVTLNELKSEVSCVCHLFEYKGFLCRHAMIVLQICGISTIPSQYILKRWMKDAKSRYSVGEGSEQLQSRVQRYNELYQRAMKLIEEGSLSQESYNFALRALDDAFGNCVSVNNSNKNIADAGTSTTPGLLCIEEDEQSRSMGKTNKTNKKNSTTKKRKVNSDSDIMTVGASDGLQPLEKLSSRPVNLDGYFGHQQGVQGMLNLMAPTRENYYASQQTIQGLGQLNSIAPSHDSYYGSQPTIHGLGQMDFLRASSFTYGIREEPNIRSTQLHDDASRHA